A single Nocardioides sp. JS614 DNA region contains:
- the drmC gene encoding DISARM system phospholipase D-like protein DrmC yields the protein MPSDPFVALGEYLTASEAEALAVQFDNGQHIIKALAAINSARREDAKELLAAAELDHTDRARAAAVLRGITGAKSVHRDLTPVWTMPGNEAKVGHLTGEFHRLVQAARISVTCATYNFEKTSQMWTVLKEAAEQPGVVVTVYVDGDKADATKVKAQLPRATTYRSAELPSGQRVVSHAKFIVIDHEVLLLTSANFSFSAENRNVEFGLLVRDAALAKSVESTMTSKHGTLYELV from the coding sequence ATGCCCTCTGATCCGTTTGTCGCACTCGGTGAGTACCTCACCGCAAGCGAAGCCGAAGCTCTCGCGGTCCAGTTCGACAACGGCCAGCACATCATCAAGGCGTTGGCCGCGATCAACTCCGCCCGACGTGAGGACGCCAAGGAGTTGCTGGCAGCGGCCGAGCTCGACCACACCGATCGTGCCCGAGCCGCCGCGGTGCTGCGGGGGATCACAGGGGCAAAGTCGGTCCACCGCGATCTGACTCCTGTGTGGACGATGCCTGGCAACGAAGCCAAGGTCGGTCACCTCACCGGCGAATTCCATCGACTCGTTCAGGCCGCACGGATCTCAGTCACCTGCGCCACCTACAACTTCGAGAAGACCTCGCAGATGTGGACCGTACTCAAGGAAGCTGCCGAACAGCCTGGTGTCGTCGTGACCGTCTACGTCGACGGAGACAAAGCCGACGCCACCAAGGTCAAGGCCCAACTCCCGCGAGCAACGACCTACCGATCCGCGGAGCTCCCGTCGGGCCAGCGCGTCGTCAGCCACGCCAAATTCATCGTCATCGACCACGAAGTCCTGCTGCTGACCAGCGCCAACTTCTCGTTCAGCGCCGAGAACCGCAACGTCGAGTTCGGCCTGCTAGTCCGCGACGCTGCACTCGCGAAGTCCGTCGAGTCCACCATGACAAGCAAGCACGGGACTCTGTATGAGTTGGTCTGA
- a CDS encoding DUF4242 domain-containing protein produces MSLYMDVHNTLPDGTTLADVAGAHEADLQIQQRFGVRYLNYWVDAEGGRVFCLVEAPNADAAHAVHREAHGLVADEIYPVEQG; encoded by the coding sequence ATGTCGCTCTACATGGATGTGCACAACACGCTTCCGGACGGCACCACGCTGGCCGATGTCGCGGGTGCCCACGAGGCCGACCTCCAGATCCAGCAGCGCTTCGGCGTCCGCTACCTGAACTACTGGGTGGACGCGGAGGGCGGCAGGGTCTTCTGCCTCGTCGAGGCGCCCAACGCGGACGCCGCGCATGCGGTCCACCGGGAGGCCCACGGGCTGGTCGCCGACGAGATCTACCCGGTCGAGCAGGGGTGA
- a CDS encoding DsrE family protein, whose product MSEKLIFNCTYGKEEPERATLPFVAANIAAAAGQDAIVLCTIEAVWLGTQGGTDGVAQPGLPALSDLYAEFIDNGGQVWLCGACAKPRGITEEHLVKGSTIVGAAKVVEEVVAGAKTVAFA is encoded by the coding sequence ATGAGCGAGAAGCTGATCTTCAACTGCACCTACGGCAAGGAAGAACCCGAGCGCGCCACGCTCCCCTTCGTCGCCGCGAACATCGCCGCGGCCGCGGGTCAGGACGCGATCGTGCTGTGCACGATCGAGGCCGTGTGGCTCGGCACCCAGGGTGGAACCGACGGTGTCGCCCAGCCCGGTCTTCCGGCGCTCAGTGACTTGTACGCCGAGTTCATCGACAACGGCGGCCAGGTCTGGCTCTGTGGCGCGTGCGCCAAGCCTCGAGGGATCACCGAGGAGCACCTCGTGAAGGGCTCCACCATCGTAGGAGCTGCCAAGGTCGTCGAGGAAGTCGTGGCCGGGGCAAAGACGGTCGCGTTCGCCTGA
- a CDS encoding class I SAM-dependent methyltransferase, whose protein sequence is MNQVSTFYTGPGGLVSVISSALDASGVDRATLRPADLAPVDEFHIRGRAATLEIMEALGVAADSRVLDLGSGLGGPARTVAEESGCSVTGVDLTPEFCEVATALSQWTGMSDRTSFQVGDATATGLPHEGFDAALTVHVAMNIADKPALYAEAFRVLRPGGRFVIYDVLQGEGGPVHFPVPWAADPSTSFLATPERVRELLSAAGFEVISEIDSSEESLAWFQQMRARIERDGPPPVTFATFLGDAFGQMVANQVANLVERRIRTVMFSSVRRR, encoded by the coding sequence ATGAACCAGGTCTCGACCTTCTACACCGGTCCTGGCGGACTCGTATCGGTGATCAGCTCCGCGCTGGACGCATCCGGCGTGGACCGCGCAACACTGCGGCCGGCCGACCTCGCTCCGGTCGACGAGTTCCACATCCGTGGGCGGGCGGCCACTCTGGAGATCATGGAGGCCCTCGGTGTCGCCGCTGACTCTCGTGTGCTCGACCTCGGCAGCGGATTGGGCGGTCCGGCGCGAACGGTTGCAGAAGAAAGCGGGTGCTCGGTCACCGGCGTCGACCTCACTCCGGAGTTCTGCGAGGTTGCGACGGCGCTCTCGCAGTGGACGGGCATGTCCGACCGGACCAGCTTCCAAGTCGGCGATGCCACCGCCACGGGCCTTCCCCACGAGGGGTTCGACGCAGCGCTGACCGTGCACGTGGCGATGAACATCGCCGACAAGCCCGCGCTCTATGCCGAAGCCTTCCGAGTGCTCCGGCCCGGCGGCAGGTTCGTCATCTACGACGTGTTGCAGGGCGAAGGTGGCCCTGTGCACTTCCCAGTTCCGTGGGCCGCTGATCCGTCGACGAGCTTCCTCGCCACCCCCGAGCGCGTGCGTGAACTGCTCTCCGCCGCCGGATTCGAGGTCATCTCGGAAATCGACTCGTCGGAGGAGAGCCTCGCCTGGTTCCAGCAGATGCGCGCCCGAATCGAGCGAGACGGACCGCCACCGGTCACCTTCGCGACCTTCCTCGGAGATGCGTTCGGTCAGATGGTCGCCAACCAGGTGGCCAACCTCGTCGAGCGACGCATCCGCACCGTCATGTTCTCGAGCGTGCGACGGCGCTGA
- the drmB gene encoding DUF1998 domain-containing protein, producing MRGEPQPQRRQPVRGASKQTASDPVDLLVPEWRYLQKPSLFPQQQNSSGLMVTEMQRGPELHQRISRVVAVNQMKKINAVLGFTRLDEMDRVNDLVSRLVKLTRKGKPAWVPATEDRGEGIFLQLDLAAVDAWERGIVASPLWDAHRAAHRRNFSRRFSETAKLVDPDTRLPAPRYWLLHSLSHALIREMAMSSGYGAASLTERIYGWSASPQREAAAGLLICTTASDSEGTLGGLVALSEPTRLQGLVISALRRASRCSSDPVCAMRTPSDPEDFLHGAACHCCSFASETSCEKANRFVDRRFLLNLPTATGDSVSGFFGSVDAL from the coding sequence ATTCGGGGCGAGCCACAGCCACAACGGCGCCAGCCCGTCCGGGGTGCGTCGAAACAAACGGCGTCGGACCCAGTCGATCTACTGGTCCCGGAGTGGCGATACCTCCAGAAGCCGTCCTTGTTCCCGCAGCAGCAGAACTCCAGCGGACTCATGGTCACCGAGATGCAGCGCGGCCCGGAACTGCACCAGAGGATCAGTCGTGTCGTCGCGGTCAACCAGATGAAGAAGATCAACGCGGTCCTCGGATTCACCCGCCTCGACGAGATGGACCGAGTCAACGACCTCGTCAGTCGACTCGTCAAGCTCACCCGGAAGGGTAAGCCGGCCTGGGTGCCAGCCACTGAAGACCGCGGCGAGGGCATTTTCCTCCAGCTCGACCTCGCGGCTGTTGATGCTTGGGAGCGGGGCATCGTCGCGAGCCCACTGTGGGATGCGCACCGGGCCGCACATCGTAGGAATTTCTCCCGAAGGTTCTCCGAGACTGCCAAGCTCGTCGACCCCGACACCCGCCTCCCCGCGCCGAGGTATTGGCTTCTGCACTCGCTGTCCCACGCTCTGATCCGTGAGATGGCGATGTCGAGTGGCTACGGCGCGGCCAGCCTGACCGAGCGCATCTACGGGTGGTCGGCCTCGCCACAGCGTGAGGCAGCTGCCGGACTCCTGATCTGCACCACTGCATCCGACAGCGAAGGAACCCTTGGCGGGCTCGTCGCGCTCTCGGAGCCGACTCGGCTGCAGGGGCTCGTGATCTCGGCCCTGAGACGAGCGTCCAGGTGCTCTTCGGACCCGGTCTGCGCGATGCGAACGCCGAGCGACCCCGAGGACTTCCTGCACGGCGCAGCCTGCCACTGCTGCTCGTTCGCGTCCGAGACCTCGTGCGAGAAGGCCAACCGGTTCGTTGACCGGCGATTCCTGTTGAACCTCCCGACGGCCACGGGCGACTCCGTGTCCGGGTTCTTCGGGAGCGTCGATGCCCTCTGA
- a CDS encoding sulfurtransferase TusA family protein: MSTTQTQESPDTAQGPRDVATVFLNALTARDFTTARTVLADDLAMRMLVPPGFMTDEGGDAAIGWFSSWFTDADAFQVEASSAEEVEGRAAVAYRLRLHKPNGWYLIEQHLMLDVGADDQVTAIDLLCSGFRTIAAEEPESESQRVHRFDAGDLGCADGLAGHFRQQIQRIPIGDLLVVSTSDPAAKEDLPSLARLMGHVVVSIEAPGDGRLVISVERGK; encoded by the coding sequence ATGTCGACCACCCAGACCCAAGAGTCTCCCGACACGGCACAGGGACCACGCGATGTCGCAACGGTCTTCCTCAACGCCTTGACTGCGCGGGACTTCACCACGGCACGCACGGTGCTCGCCGACGATCTCGCGATGAGGATGCTCGTCCCGCCCGGATTCATGACCGACGAGGGCGGCGACGCAGCAATCGGCTGGTTCTCCAGCTGGTTCACCGACGCCGATGCGTTCCAGGTGGAGGCATCAAGCGCCGAGGAGGTCGAGGGTCGAGCGGCCGTGGCCTATCGGCTCCGGCTGCACAAGCCGAACGGCTGGTACCTGATCGAGCAGCACCTGATGCTCGACGTCGGTGCAGACGATCAGGTGACGGCGATCGATCTCCTGTGCTCGGGCTTCCGCACGATCGCAGCGGAAGAGCCGGAGTCGGAGTCGCAGCGGGTTCACCGCTTCGACGCGGGCGACCTCGGGTGCGCCGACGGGCTCGCCGGGCATTTCCGCCAACAGATCCAGCGCATTCCGATCGGCGACCTGCTCGTGGTCAGCACGAGCGATCCGGCCGCGAAGGAGGACTTGCCATCACTGGCCCGCCTGATGGGCCATGTCGTTGTTTCGATCGAGGCACCCGGCGACGGACGCCTGGTCATCAGTGTGGAAAGGGGAAAATGA
- a CDS encoding dihydrofolate reductase family protein — MRKLTFGMNLSLDGYIAAPGDDLGWSVPSDELFQWWSDRVAATGLALYGRKLWETMSSHWPTADQQPGATPAQIEFARRWRDMPKVVFSSTTSAVDWNARLVTGDAVAEITRLKTEDGGPMDVAGATLAAAAMRAGLIDEYAIVTHPVLVGGGTPFFTALDNWVNLNLVETRTFPDGVLLTRYETRQ; from the coding sequence ATGCGGAAACTGACCTTCGGCATGAACCTGAGCCTGGACGGCTACATCGCCGCGCCCGGCGACGACCTCGGCTGGAGCGTGCCGAGCGACGAGCTGTTCCAGTGGTGGTCCGACCGGGTGGCGGCGACGGGCCTGGCGCTGTACGGGCGCAAACTGTGGGAGACGATGAGCTCCCACTGGCCGACCGCCGACCAGCAGCCTGGCGCCACACCGGCGCAGATCGAGTTCGCCCGCCGCTGGCGGGACATGCCGAAGGTGGTGTTCTCCTCGACGACCAGCGCGGTCGACTGGAACGCCCGCCTGGTCACCGGCGACGCTGTCGCCGAGATCACCCGGCTCAAGACTGAGGATGGCGGTCCCATGGACGTCGCCGGCGCCACCCTCGCCGCGGCGGCCATGCGGGCCGGGCTGATCGACGAGTACGCGATCGTCACCCACCCGGTCCTGGTGGGCGGCGGCACGCCGTTCTTCACGGCCCTGGACAACTGGGTGAACCTGAACCTGGTGGAGACCCGGACGTTTCCCGACGGCGTGCTCCTGACCAGGTACGAGACCAGGCAATGA
- a CDS encoding AfsR/SARP family transcriptional regulator has protein sequence MEKVAIQLLGGFSVTVDGTPVAGDSWRSRRAADVLKLLALSPDRRLHRSQVMEAFWPDSDPQASGTSLRKALHFARRATGDEQVIVSEQGLLVLWPHAEVDIDAERFETAARRALATDNSAACRDVVDLYGGDLLPDDRYESWLAEPQHRLRQRYLDLLRVGSLWARLAEEDPTDEQAARSLMRAHLDAGERREAIRRFERLREALHDQLGVGPDRATIALYEEVLAVEGAPKPTEAERAHALLAWALVHMNRNEIEEAERAAEEARAIALDSGLGRELGEAAVILAKVAMAQGRWRERFAEELGESMRLRANMEPIVYDAHLCLAEYYLAAPDGYDLAADFARQMMQIADEAGSATGAALATLMLGEAELLAGHLIEAEQHLKEAAEANDHEGCLSGSALARQRLAEAAVINGRKFDANRLLTRARSIAVRSDLASHLMVRVFGTMIQAADPTHTLTVLRTAERELAQMRSCEPCSMGYLTSAAAACARAGELDRARAFITEAERIAGMWQGGLWNGAVWEARGVLRHAEGAPEQARAMYREAAQEYTRAGNQSDAARCAEAASQLQNHATAE, from the coding sequence GTGGAAAAGGTGGCGATCCAACTCCTGGGCGGGTTCTCGGTCACGGTCGACGGCACCCCCGTTGCCGGGGACAGCTGGCGGAGCCGGCGCGCGGCCGATGTGCTCAAGTTGCTCGCGCTCTCGCCTGACCGCCGGCTCCACCGGTCGCAGGTGATGGAGGCGTTCTGGCCCGACAGCGATCCGCAGGCGTCCGGCACCAGCCTCCGCAAGGCGCTGCACTTCGCTCGACGCGCCACGGGAGACGAACAGGTGATCGTGAGCGAGCAGGGCTTGCTCGTGCTGTGGCCGCACGCCGAGGTCGACATCGACGCCGAGCGCTTCGAAACCGCGGCACGCCGGGCGCTGGCGACAGATAACTCCGCGGCCTGCCGCGACGTCGTGGACTTGTATGGCGGCGACCTGCTTCCCGATGATCGCTACGAGTCCTGGTTGGCCGAGCCACAACACCGGTTGCGGCAGCGCTACCTGGATTTGCTGCGCGTCGGATCTCTGTGGGCGCGGCTGGCCGAAGAAGACCCCACCGACGAGCAGGCAGCCCGCTCGCTCATGCGCGCCCACCTCGACGCCGGCGAGCGCCGCGAGGCGATCCGGCGCTTCGAAAGGCTCCGCGAGGCCCTGCACGACCAACTCGGCGTCGGGCCGGACCGCGCGACAATCGCGCTCTACGAGGAAGTCCTCGCTGTCGAAGGCGCCCCCAAACCCACGGAGGCCGAACGGGCGCACGCGCTGCTGGCCTGGGCTCTGGTGCACATGAACCGAAACGAGATCGAGGAAGCCGAGCGCGCCGCAGAGGAAGCGCGCGCCATTGCCCTCGACTCTGGCCTGGGCCGCGAACTCGGCGAAGCCGCGGTCATCCTGGCCAAAGTCGCCATGGCTCAAGGCCGATGGCGAGAACGATTCGCCGAGGAACTCGGCGAATCCATGCGGCTGCGGGCCAACATGGAGCCCATCGTGTACGACGCCCACCTGTGCCTCGCCGAGTACTACCTCGCGGCGCCCGACGGCTACGACCTCGCCGCAGACTTCGCCCGCCAGATGATGCAGATCGCCGACGAGGCCGGGTCGGCGACCGGTGCCGCCCTCGCCACGCTCATGCTCGGCGAAGCCGAACTACTCGCCGGCCACCTCATCGAGGCCGAACAACACCTCAAGGAGGCGGCCGAAGCCAACGACCACGAAGGCTGCCTCTCCGGGTCAGCCCTCGCCCGACAACGGCTCGCCGAAGCCGCTGTGATCAACGGCCGCAAGTTCGACGCCAACCGACTGCTCACCCGTGCCCGCTCCATCGCGGTCCGCTCCGACCTCGCCAGCCACCTCATGGTTCGCGTCTTCGGCACCATGATCCAGGCGGCCGACCCAACGCACACCCTCACCGTTCTGCGCACGGCAGAGCGCGAGCTCGCCCAGATGCGATCGTGCGAGCCCTGCTCGATGGGCTACCTGACCAGCGCCGCGGCCGCCTGCGCACGAGCCGGCGAACTGGACCGAGCACGCGCCTTCATCACCGAAGCAGAGCGGATCGCCGGCATGTGGCAAGGCGGCCTGTGGAACGGCGCCGTCTGGGAAGCTCGCGGCGTACTCCGCCACGCCGAAGGCGCGCCCGAACAGGCCCGTGCGATGTACCGAGAAGCCGCACAGGAATACACGCGCGCTGGAAACCAGTCCGATGCTGCCCGGTGCGCGGAAGCCGCCAGCCAGCTGCAGAACCACGCCACCGCGGAGTAG